The sequence GGATTCCTATGGGCTTGTCAAAAACTTAGGCATCAAGATTATAGAGATTCCAATTGACAGTATTCTCAAAAGTTACCTCGATACACTAAGCCCTGAATTTAAAGGTCTTCCGTCAGATGTAACTGAGGAGAACATTCAGGCAAGAGTGAGGGGAAATATCCTTATGGCATTTTCGAATAAGTTTGGAATGCTTGTCCTTACAACAGGCAATAAGTCGGAGATGTCTGTTGGCTATGCCACCCTTTATGGAGACATGGCAGGAGGTTTTGCAGTTATAAAGGATGTGCCAAAGACCATGGTATATGAGCTTGCAAAATGGCTAAACAGGCATGCAGTTTTGATACCAGAAAGGGTTCTCTATAAAGAGCCCTCGGCAGAGCTTAAGCCTGACCAGAAAGACACCGATACACTTCCTCCTTACCCTGTGCTTGACCCAATCCTTAAGGCATATATAGAGGAGGAAAGAAGCTTTGAGGAAATCCTTTCCATGGGGTGCGAGGAGGAGTGTGCCAGAAAGGTCGTCTCTATGATAGACAGGTCCGAATATAAAAGAAGGCAATCGCCTCCTGGAATCAAGATAACACCTAAGGCATTCGGAAAAGACAGACGATTTCCGATTACTAATAAATACAGGAGGGTTTAAGATGAACGGCATGATTAAAGTGGCTAAGGTTTTGCTTTTTACCCTTGTAGTAGTATCCCTTATATACATCTCGCCTGCCTTCTCAGAGGAAGAAGATGAGGCGTTTCAGTTTAAGACAAACACCGAGATTGCAGGTGTAAAGCCCAAAAGGCCTGTGAGGGTTAAGGTTGAGCGGCATAAAGACGGAGAGTATTCATGGGATATTACAGGCGACAACAACGATATAGATGAAATCATAAAGGCAGATAGAAGATTTAGAAAGGCATTCGGGAATTCAAAAGATAAGTGATGGGAGAGCACCAGAAGATATTAGACCTTAGAGGCCTCAGGTGTCCTGAGCCACAGAAAAAGACAGAGGAAGAACTTAATCTCATAAAAGAAGGAGTCTTGATTGTCCTTCTAAACAGTCCTTCAAACTATAATGTAGAGAGGCTTGCAAAAAAATCAGGCATGAAGGTAGAGAGCACGAAACACAAAGACTACTGGGAGCTTAAGATTACAAAAACCCCTTATTCAGGAAAGCCAAAAGAGGGAATCTTAAAAAGCATAAAGAGGCTCTTAAAGCAGGAAAAAGCCGAAGACAAAGGCATACTCCTTGTCATAGGCACAGATACCATGGGAAAGGAAGACGACATTGGTAGTGTGCTTATGAAAGGGTTTTTCGATACAATGAAAGTAACGAAAGAGATTCCTAATACAATATTCTTTTTAAACAGAGGAGTGATGCTTACGACAAAAGACACCGAGATTATCCCTATTCTTAAAGACATAGAGGCAATGGGTGTGGAGATATTCTCTTGTGGGACATGCCTTAAGCACTATGGTCTTGAGGCTGAACTAAAGGTTGGTTTCAGAGGAACGACAAACCACATAGTGGAAGGCATAAAGGAATTTAGAAAGGTCGTATGGATTTGATACGGCTCTTTTCCATCTTTTAGAGTATCAAGGGACATTGAAGGGAGGAAGCCTTATCCTTTGAAAGGAACCCTCTACATAGTAGCAACGCCAATTGGAAATCTTGAGGACATAACCCTGAGGGCTTTAAGGGTGCTTAAAGAGGTAGATGTCATTGCAGTGGAGGATACAAGACATTCTCTTAAGCTCCTTAGCCACTATGAAATCAAAGGAAAGCCTTTGATAAGCTACTGGGCTGAAAGGGAAAAGGTCAAATCAGAGGAGGTCATGAAGAGGCTTAATTTAGGCCAATCGGTTGC is a genomic window of Nitrospirota bacterium containing:
- the yedF gene encoding sulfurtransferase-like selenium metabolism protein YedF: MGEHQKILDLRGLRCPEPQKKTEEELNLIKEGVLIVLLNSPSNYNVERLAKKSGMKVESTKHKDYWELKITKTPYSGKPKEGILKSIKRLLKQEKAEDKGILLVIGTDTMGKEDDIGSVLMKGFFDTMKVTKEIPNTIFFLNRGVMLTTKDTEIIPILKDIEAMGVEIFSCGTCLKHYGLEAELKVGFRGTTNHIVEGIKEFRKVVWI